The proteins below come from a single Cannabis sativa cultivar Pink pepper isolate KNU-18-1 chromosome 3, ASM2916894v1, whole genome shotgun sequence genomic window:
- the LOC115709558 gene encoding putative F-box/LRR-repeat protein At4g15060, with amino-acid sequence MAKKRAKTTLMFGEKKDRISKLPDTLIIRILSFLSTKDAISTCLVSKRWKLMWYCVPKLSFSDSNLKVHPKMFYSYVDNYLEHRKEAMYFIPHSPITSFKLQMNYSYKSIYAGHLDKWLAFIVEKKVKEIDLCVNSTITINGDIHYYPLPKTLAVNSRYLTILNLDSVELDSRYLFSFPSLKTLSLAYVRLGDNGVVDNLLMGSPSLERLQLHFFCLSSDPQLSINIQHSLSLKFLEIILSKDLVERIELINLESLILVGVSFHKIKLYACKAIRFLSLTCCWGMEESSSFEYFISSLPLLENLAFYNGPKPMKLKQVEISNQHLKQLYVDNPFDDEMSVVIKSTPNLTKFAYVGGIKFSVSIESSNLLSGVFVIKKQHNYDTNWFINLMKFLMSLKCSWKCIDIHVESEEDLIFPAMFKRLFRSPLVNSKLVRFFTECKPERESDLKDALQWISPTFSVMKSHVSKSVFKFF; translated from the coding sequence ATGGCTAAGAAAAGAGCTAAGACGACATTGATGTTTGGTGAAAAGAAAGACAGAATTTCGAAACTACCCGATACACTCATCATTCGTATTCTGTCGTTTCTTTCAACTAAGGATGCCATTTCCACTTGCCTAGTTTCAAAACGTTGGAAGCTCATGTGGTATTGTGTCCCCAAACTCTCTTTTTCGGATTCTAATTTGAAAGTTCACCCAAAAATGTTTTACAGTTATGTTGATAATTATTTGGAACACCGAAAGGAAGCCATGTATTTTATCCCCCATTCACCCATAACTAGTTTTAAGCTTCAAATGAATTATTCTTATAAATCAATCTATGCTGGCCATCTAGATAAATGGTTAGCTTTCATAGTTGAGAAGAAAGTCAAGGAAATAGATCTTTGCGTGAACAGCACAATAACTATAAATGGTGATATTCACTACTACCCCTTGCCTAAAACACTAGCAGTCAACTCAAGATATTTGActatattgaacttggattcgGTTGAGTTGGATTCTAGATACTTGTTTAGTTTTCCATCTTTGAAAACATTGTCATTAGCTTATGTTAGGCTTGGAGATAATGGTGTAGTAGATAATCTATTGATGGGTTCCCCTTCCCTTGAGAGGTTGCAGTtgcattttttttgtttgtctAGTGATCCTCAGCTCAGCATCAACATACAACATAGTTTAAGCCTCAAGTTTTTGGAAATTATACTCTCTAAGGATTTGGTAGAACGAATCGAACTCATAAATCTTGAGTCTTTGATCCTAGTGGGTGTTTCCTTTCACAAGATAAAACTCTATGCATGTAAGGCAATTAGATTTCTCTCCTTAACTTGTTGTTGGGGTATGGAAGAGTCATCATCATTCGAATATTTCATTTCTAGCCTTCCTCTCCTTGAGAATTTGGCTTTTTACAACGGGCCTAAGCCTATGAAGTTAAAACAAGTTGAAATCTCGAATCAGCACCTGAAACAACTCTATGTAGATAACCCTTTTGATGATGAAATGAGTGTTGTAATTAAGTCAACTCCAAACTTAACCAAATTTGCTTATGTTGGTGGGATCAAATTTAGTGTGTCAATAGAGTCTTCCAATTTGTTGTCTGGAGTATTTGTGATTAAGAAACAACATAACTATGACACCAATTGGTTTATCAATTTGATGAAGTTTCTTATGAGTCTCAAGTGTTCTTGGAAATGCATAGACATTCATGTTGAATCAGAGGAGGATCTTATCTTTCCAGCGATGTTCAAGAGGTTATTTCGTTCTCCTTTGGTCAATTCTAAACTTGTTCGATTTTTTACTGAATGTAAACCTGAGAGGGAATCAGACTTGAAAGATGCTCTACAATGGATTTCTCCTACATTCTCTGTAATGAAAAGCCATGTTTCGAAAtcggtttttaaatttttctag